The following nucleotide sequence is from Lytechinus pictus isolate F3 Inbred chromosome 10, Lp3.0, whole genome shotgun sequence.
TCATGAAATGCTGCCCTCTACAGGTCCGAGCATGACAGTTCATCACTTTAAATCCACAGTACAAGTGGAGGTACACATAAGAGCGATGTCTATCTGGAGGCAAAAATGGAGGCACCGtcatgtcaaggtcaggagacAAGTACCGGGCTCGAAGCGAAGtacatcgtcatcatcagtaCAAATTCGCGAACGCAGTGAGAAAGCGCCACCTACAGTCCACGAGAACGAACCCACAGTTCACACATCTCTGATGCAAAAATAGTCCAACCTGATAGGATGCTAAATGATGCATGAAGTTCACACTTCAGAGTTCATAGTTCAGAGTTCAAAGTTCAAGGTTGATGTCATGAGTAGGAGCTGAAGCTGCTGACCGAGCTCACGCTCTGACTCCGGGGTTTGATCTCGAGAAGATTTGGATGGTTCTCAATGATCTTGGTGAGTATCTGACCGATGTAACCCCTCAGGTCACGATTCATCTGCTCTTCTTCTTTCAAAGCATTcataatctgaaaaaaaaggaaaattggtTACAAAAGAATCTTTACCTCCTTAGAGATGCAGAAACTATTAAACACAAGCAGGCCAAACAATGGGGGCTACGTCTTTTTCATAACCTACTTCCTAAATCTGAAACATTGAACAATGAAGTAAATGGGGAGTTTCCAGAGCTCTTTTGGGAATTTTCCAGGGGCAAAGTTGCCCCAAGCCCCCATGTAATTTGTCCCTGAACaaaggtatatacatgtattacactaCATAAGATCTCATGATATGCCTGTTAataatcaaatacattttgacatatttcttatttctttctaCATTTACATACCTCATCCTTAGAAGCCTTTTCAAGCTCAGCAGCAAACGATTCTGACTTTGACGTTCCCCTGTGTAGTAAACTCCGTCCAATCTGGATGCCATTGTTCAAGATTTGTGCACTCATCTCATCATTGGAATCTTTCAACTGCTTGTTCTCCTggaaatacaataataaaacaaataatcactgATCTTTGCACTCATCTCGTACGAATCCTTTTAATTGCTAGAAAGTATATAACTtgtggagcgtcgtggcccagcggattagtctccggactttgaaaaagagggtcatgggttcaaattctagccatggcgtaatttcctacagcaaggaattcatccacagtgtgcagtactcgacccaggtgaggtaaatgggtaccggcaggaagtaattcctcaaaaagctgtgtgcacctgaataggtagcctagcttagccgggtaataataatagcagggccctctgggagaacagtttccggaactgaagtggctaccatgggtaaatataccgttattattatcattaataaaacaaaataatcactaATCTGATCACTCAGCTCATCACTGTAATCATTTAACTAAGCTtggtctgacaagttgtcagatctggcaTTTTTCATAGGTTGTGATAGGTTAACTTTTACTTAGGTATTTTTAGGATAATGATGACTTGTCAGtactgacaactttcatgaaatggtcccgatgtcttaaaaaaaattctcatgaAATCTTATTTCCTTTATTAACTGATGcactttcatgaaatggtccttgtgtcttttttttctttcaattttcaaaaaatatgattaattcTAACTGACAGACatcaatttgaataatttttttgatcTGGTggactttcatgaaatggtcccAGGTCtttccaaaataattttttatttaaatttgattAACTTTAACTGATGGAGCTCAATCTGATTACCCTCTTTACCTTTCATGAAATAAACCCCATGTcttttttaaacaatgaattttCATACAGTGTTTACAGAATATCTGATTACCTTTCTCAACTGATGGACCTCAAGCTGCAGCTCACTGAATCTACTTGGAAGGTCTTGTATACTAGGGCTGCGCATCAGACTGGCATGCCTGGCTATTTCCGACTGGCCCTCACTCCGTAACTGCTCTAATTCCTTAGCCATCTCATCCATTATCTGAAACACAGGATCAAACAGACAAAATTGATGTCAACCTGTTCTTGATAACCATCAAGGGATTTAGATGTCCCTTGCATCTTTTACAACATTCTCATGCAAACAGATATCTTCTTAGATGTAATCATTCTTCGATAGCTTTCTCTGACAATGTCCTTCACCTTTGATGTTTTAATTCTTTGGTGTAATTTCATTGTATGTCATTCCTGTTTGATATCTTTCTTCTTAAGGTGATCTTGTTTGATATCATTCTTCTGTGAtgtaattcttttttatataatttttctgcAATAACATTCTTCTTCGATACCATGCAATGATGTCATTCTTGTTTGATATCATCATCCTGTCATGTCATTCTTGTTTGATATCATTCCTCTCTGATGTCATTCTTGTTTGACACCACTCTTCTGTGATGGCATTCTTGTTTGATAACATTCTTCTGTGatgtaattctttttaaaataatttttctgcaATAATATTCTTCTTTGATAACATGCAATGCCATTCTTGTTTGATATCATTCCTCTCTGATGTCATTCTGGTTTGATACCATTCTTCTGTGATGGCATTCTTGTTTGATAACATTCTTGTCATTCTTCTTTGATATCATACTATGATGTCATACATGTTTAATATCATTCTTCTATGATACTATTCTTACATAGATTTATACTCATCAATTTTCAGAATCACTTTTGCTCATCATTGTTCACTGATGCTTCACTGATTTATTTCTATCAATCCTTAGAACATTGTACTCTATCAGGGAAAATACTCACTGTTGCATGGGAATGAATTTCTTCTTCCAATTCCTCCTTCACTATTCTATGTTCGTCCTGTTTCCTTTGGTATTCAGATGACAGCGCTAACCAATTATTATCAACTTCTTGAAGATCCCTTTCAAGTTTATCCCGGTCctgtcgaaaaaaaaaaaattatagatgaaataaatgatgaaatCATATATGTCAATGGTAACCAAATCATCCTATTGTCTATGGTTTTGTACCCCGATTGCATCTACTGGTTTTTAGGTCAAGCCCTTATTAGATTCACCtcatataaaaattaaataaaaaacagaCAATTGCAACTCATACACAGTAAGCCCATCACAAGTTGTTtaacttttaaacaactgtttaaacttttcgAAATTGTTTGAACCGTTTTatacaacttgtttaaaacattaaacaataattgttaGTGTGACAGGCtgaaacaacgtgcttaaaatttaaAACAGTGTTTTGATAGTGTAAAAAAATAGCTTGTGCTTGTAAATAAGATTATGATGGGAACTCGGGTGAaacattgattttttgttttgtcatttcaaaaatacTCATGCAGAAAAATTCTGTACAAAATATAATCTGCCTaccccccaaaataaattttgtttaaactAGATTGAATATCAATATTATGAGCAACAGTTACTCACCTGTTTTAATGTTtcaatttgacttttaagtTTAGGCACTTCTTCTGAGaaatcttcattttctttttctagtACTGACACTCTGTGACAGAAAGATGGAGAGAGCaagagagtgggagagagagagggagaagggagGAAGAAAACATGAATGTTTCAGTATAGATTTTTAGGTAATTACGCTagatgttaatttttttctgaaatagtATGGATTGTTTCATGATATCCTTTTCAAATGAAGTCAAGCCTCATACAAAGATTTGCAACAAATTGTTAATTATTGAAATTTCTTGAGCAGTTGTTACACAAAGGTTTCACAGAAAATCGTTAAactcatttatatttcaaaagacattcatatttcatgtatcaAGATACGATGGACTTGAAAATATATAACTCTCAGAGATATATTCGATTGGTATTAATATGTCAATTATTCATGAGGACCTTCATAAACAAGCTTTGTTTTCCAGTCATTTCTCTGATGATTTATATCATGTTGCCTTCTAATTTGCCTTattttgtgatttcattgttgaaaatttgtggagaaaaaaaatatattgaccaACCAATCAGGGAAACAATTGTCAAAATTGTAAACACTTTTCTCCAATGTTAACTGAAACTGATCTCAgcttacaataaaaaaatagcatAAACAAATAAGTATTGAGTATCATGCATACAAGTTTTCAGAAACACATTTTCAATGACACTTACTTGGCTTGCAGTGCTTCGATTTCTTCATGTAAATGCTTGTGCTGCTTTGCCTATAATGAGAACAAAAAATCAACACTGCAATTGTTTACAAATGACGTAACAGAAATTATATTAATCTAGAGATTCACTTCATCCTGCTACTACTTAAACCATtgctactcaagccatattcagcttatctcatctggtttacagtccttctCAGGatttcactcactttcaagaaaagaaaacttctaattttctcttttcatccgtctttccatttcaatctctctgcctgtatttccttcccttcttcatattacacatggtgaaccgtaaaccttctccacgttatAAACTCCACCATGTAAACCTACAAAGATCATCTGAATCTAGACATTGTCCCTTTCCAACCCATTAGCTAACATTCTTCATGCCAACATCTATAATTGCCAAGCAAATACATTTGGGTGATcattaaaatgaagaaatttagGTAATACCACTCCTAATAGCAGCACTTATAAAGACAGTTAGTACTATTTTGGTCCTTGACCACTCTCATGAAATCCATATTGGGAGAAAATAGTTTGCCTATCATCCGCATACACAATTTAATGAAAGGGAATGATACCATGGAGGTAatgcaacatttgctcctgcgataaTTTCTCCTACGATGATTTCTCTGAAGATATAAGCTTTAATAGAGTAAGGGtggtgaggtttttttttttcaggatgatcTATTACATTTGGGGTTCAGGTTTctgtttatgcaaatttcatgGAGAGAATTATTTATAAGGAAAACACTCACCAATTTCTCCTGAGATCTCTTATCTTCTTTCTCGAGATATTCCGTTTGTCTTCTCTCCATCTCGCGAAGCTGGTCCTCAAGGTAAACAATTCTAAGGAAGCAGAAATATGACAAATAAGGAGGGGAAATACGAAAAATATGACTTCCAGTACTAttaaaaggggaagttcaccctgacgaccAGTTGGTTTTAATAGAGAAGAAAAATTAGagataaatattgatgaaatccATCAAAGTATGAGAGAGATATTACTTTCTTGAAGGTTTTAAATTCATGAAGTCATATGCAAACAGttcacaaatatattatacaatataaattcaattaatttcaacttttcaatgatttttcaaatcattttcatatttggcaaaaagaagctgctgaaaactgcttatctaataaaagagagccaatggagtaaattataaagtcaaaaaggggcctaagctttcgatcctagcagaatcttcgtcggaggcaaaaattttcatatttcttagaAAATGCCAGGCCTCTACAGGAATGAGGACTGTTTTCAGACGATCTGCAGTTGCCACCATTTCAACAATTCTAGTACTAGTATACAGAATTTTCTGCATTTACTGCAAATtcagaaattttgaaatcagAGGTTTTACATCAGCTAACATATTTACAAGTAAAACTCCCTTCATTCAACAGTACAGAGCTCCTAAAGTTAAatcttatctctttttttaagcGAATGATTTCACTTACCGTTTATGAAGTTGtcgattctcatttttcagCTGTGCCTTCGTATCTTCGATCATATTTTTATCAACTTCAAGATGGCTGATTTGCGATGCTAAATCTCGAACCTTGCGGGACAGAAaggaaaaagtaaaattttgaaGACCACATCAGAAGCCAAAGCAACAATACAATATTGAAAAGCTGTGAAGAagcagaatacaaaaaaaaaaacacatctaCACTTTCTAGAGCACTGTATCAAATGCTGAATACTTTTCATCATTACCAATAATCAACTAAACGTTGCTACGCATCACTACTTTGTCTATGCCATTATATCCCCCTCCCCACATAAAAAGTATTCTGGGCAGATAAAGCTTTGCAATTGAGCATGGGTCTGGTTTTAATGAACTATTCCAGCGATTATTGTGCATGATTAATTACAAAATTCAGCAAAACAATCAATCGCACGTAGGCCTAAGAATAACAGTTACGTGAAATTTTGCAAAGTCGGAAAGATCATAACTCAATCATATTacatttgattataatgatcCATCTCACtttatacaaatcattttttggggggttggggTGAACTTCGCCCTTTGAACTAAAAATGAATGCCGACCTTGTCATTGAGTTCTAGAACATCACTGTCCGAAGCTGCGTACTCTCCATACACCTCCTCTATTGCTCCCTTAGGTATATTGTGCGATGACGAAGATCGATACAACTGActgcaagaaaatattgaaacaaaatttatggATGAGAATTTAAAGCCTTTAATAGTGCCAGCTCAACTACGAGGCCgatctcattacgctttctaaaactagtttactggaaatcgATTCAgaaaccggtttggaagatcgctttgctagcgttcccacttgatcacacgaaagtagttttcaaaatcagttcacgtaaagcgatcttgttgctattgaaacgctctcagtggggtgacacgtttcgcgcaaaattcaaaaccgcagcgtaggcattctactcctgtcgtgtggagtagcgcgcacaaaatgtgcgaagatcgcttcccgaagaacggttgtgtcctcacttacgctaaaaccagtttaaggAGGCAAAGctatcttgaaaactacatcgtgaggtggttttctgaaccggtttggaagatcacttcgaccgttctcactacgcgttaaactagtttccactaaactagtttccagtaaactagttttaggaaggtagcgAGAACGGTTTCTATTCAAATCTGGTTCTTAACCCATAATGCATTATTCTGAGCAGTGTAGTCTTTTAATACAGGCCCACTTAAACGATAACATCCTAATCCACTACTCGGTACATTCATAAGTCCTGCGAGTAGTTCCCTCTCAACAATATTTGTTTCTCAAGATGAATAAAATCATAGGCTAACTCATTCTCTGTATTATCTCAACAGATATATatcttaaagggggagtgagctgtgtgtggtctctcattgactgtgtgttataaatacatagtcttaaaatatacgttttcagatatctacttaTACTACAGAGAAAATATTGAcccataattatatttgtatagagaaactaaaatgtttgagaggaaaagtaattgttttggtAACTTGGTAACATAactattgcggtataaatgtattgagtagttaattagcatgttatcattcaagtgggtctatattacgagactacactagcattatgggtcaggaaactggccaggtatgagtagttgaggactcgagatggcgctattggttcgtaacTGCTTTAAGACTAGCTCTCCTTTTACATATCAATCTGTGCATGTTTTATTTACAGTAAGTGGATTCATTCATGCAATAAGCATATAAGATTGTGAGAAAAATAAAGGTAAATTCTTAAAATCATTGTTAAATTCAAGTTGGATTTTACAACTTTGGGTTATAAAACACAAATTCTTTCAAATAGATGAGAATCTTTCGTACCTTGCAACGTCACTGGATGAAACTCTTTTTGAAGGGCTGTAATGTAATAAAGAGAACAGAAAAAAGtgtaaaaagaaacaatttctaaataaacattattttgttctttcaacTAATTGTTTAAAAAGTAATTAATGAATCTACTCTTTATTAGAAAaatctgagatttgctgtcctataactcttttccccttatttctGCATTAgatcaattttcaaataaaatccgCTGCAAGACCacttcataattatgattaccGGCAATCATAAATGGATGGGTATTAGAACCCTCAAATAATTATTCTACCATTAGTATGGTGTAGATACatcatgtttttaataatttacTCATCTCTTTTTTCgtttttatctgattttaaatttattttgaattttcgatatagaaatcaggaaaaaaaaaatgagcaaaaacaataaacaaacaGTTGTAAATGGGTAATATTGATATAAAAGGAGAGTtagcaaaaaggaaaaaatgagaatataaaataaatactcAAAGGAttagtacataaacatatatgatataatgtaaAGCAAAGAACAAtatgcaaataaaataaaactattaATTTCTACAAATTTACATCATATTGATCTATCATTTCCACTTTGCATTTCATGCATATTTGAAATTAAGCAAGATCTAATCTAAGAAGAGACCTTGATGAGAAGAAAGTTTAGGAGAGAAGGAATTCAGGGAACACCACATTTTTGCAGCTTACACCACAAAGTACTTTCAGTAACACCTAGTTAACACCTTGGACCTGACACTAATAAGATGATTACtcaaaccctattgcaaccctaaccctatatctaaatcgctgcaattgtcgcaggagcaaatgtcatgtcactGTGTTATCAATGTATTTCAATATGGAATAAACAGCCTTCAAGAatagtaaataaataatgtGTTCAGATTCAGAGCAGTATTAGCGAAGGTGTAAACCCCTGGAATTAAATATAGAGTTTACTTGAGAGctaaaaaaggataaaatctCATACTAGTGTATTTAAGACCCTTCCAAGTTATGAACAGACTTTACACACAAAGCCCACAAAAGGGTGTTAAATTAAACCTCTAATTTCATTGAACCCCTATGGCCTGGATCTCAAATGTATaacattattcattcattgagAGCTAAAAAGGATAAACTGTAAGTCAAGACTAGGCTCACATCCATCCGTTCTAAGGAAATTGATCTTGGGTTTCCAAGTAtgcctcatttcatttttattctattcttttttcACAATTCCTATAGAAAATAACCTCCACCAAGACGGACATTGAATGAGTCACTTCCCATCAGTAAATCAAGGGCAATACCTCTTCTTTAGTCAGGTAATCCAGATTTATTTTACCCAAGAGTGATAGCACAATCACGCTTTACCTTAAGACAGACTACTATAAAACATGAACGAACACCAATGGAAAGTGATGAACTATACCAGTAAAGGAAAGTCCATCCTGAAACTTGGTATCAGAAATTATAATTGATACCTCTTCTTTAATCCAGTAATCCAGATTTATCCTAAAATGACAGACTAAGATCAAGTATAATGGAAAGTGATGAACAAAGACTATATAAGGGTAGTCCATCATGTATAAAGTTGGCTTTCTATCAAGATAGTAAAATACTTGAAATTAGCCTAAACAATTAGGAGACAGATTATCATTTTATAGCTCAGTTTCATGTTAAATCAAGTGCAATGTCT
It contains:
- the LOC129269712 gene encoding rab11 family-interacting protein 4-like is translated as MSQTSESTYNEYDDSAITDMSEEGTSSPSPLINLEMDEGVEALMTMDFIPSTQSNPGMAFSVPVINGSEENFEDFGENDAGIELEVQDASSLSDSAETAITDRQTPTNLLNGLSPYESRKPYMSKKDVWSHIHHNYHHKCIRKRAIVKPPRNHPSPSKRVSSSDVASQLYRSSSSHNIPKGAIEEVYGEYAASDSDVLELNDKVRDLASQISHLEVDKNMIEDTKAQLKNENRQLHKRIVYLEDQLREMERRQTEYLEKEDKRSQEKLAKQHKHLHEEIEALQAKVSVLEKENEDFSEEVPKLKSQIETLKQDRDKLERDLQEVDNNWLALSSEYQRKQDEHRIVKEELEEEIHSHATIMDEMAKELEQLRSEGQSEIARHASLMRSPSIQDLPSRFSELQLEVHQLRKENKQLKDSNDEMSAQILNNGIQIGRSLLHRGTSKSESFAAELEKASKDEIMNALKEEEQMNRDLRGYIGQILTKIIENHPNLLEIKPRSQSVSSVSSFSSYS